The following nucleotide sequence is from Flavobacterium sp. N1736.
TTTGAGATCCGTCGCTTGGCTGCGCGCCAATGATTTGAATTGCCGGATTTTTTTCTTTTAAATAAGTCGAAGTTCCAATAATAGTTCCCGTTGTTCCCATTGCAGAGACAAAATGCGTTACAGTTCCTTCCGTATCATTCCATATTTCAGGACCTGTCGTTTTATAATGCGCTTTCCAGTTGTCCTCATTCGCAAACTGATTCAACATCAAATAACCGCCTTGTGCGACTTTTTTGTCGGCATAGTCACGTGAACCAATAATTCCTTCGCTGGCAGGTGTTAAAATCACTGTAGCGCCATATGCGCGCATTGTTTGTGTACGCTCTTTTGTAGAATCTTCCGGTAAAACCAATTCTATCTCTATTTGAAACAATTGTGCAATCATCGCAAGCGCAATTCCTGTATTTCCGCTTGTTGCTTCAATTAATTTATCTCCTTTTTTAATATCGCCTCTTTCCAGAGCCGATGCAATCATATTATAAGCCGCTCTGTCTTTTACACTTCCGCCGGGATTATTTCCTTCCAGTTTCAGTAAAAGTTTTACGTTTTTATTTTTAACCAAATTGACCGTTTCCATCAATGGCGTATTTCCAATTAGGTTTAACAATTTCTGTGGACCCATTATTTTATTTCTTTTATTTTAACTTCAGTTGTAGTGGTATTCATAACGATAGAGCCTGCGGGAATAGATTTGGTAACCCAGGCATTTCCGCCAATAATACTGTTTTTTCCAATAGTAGTTTGTCCTCCCAAAATGGTAGCATTTGCATAAATGCAAACATTTTTTTCGACAGTAGGATGACGTTTTGCGTTTTTCATTTCCTTGCTCACACTCAAAGCGCCAAGCGTAACTCCCTGATAAATTTTTACATGTTTTTCGATTACAGTCGTTTCTCCAATAACGATTCCGGTAGCGTGATCAATAAAAAACGGTGAGGCAATTTGGGCACCTGCGTGAATATCGGTTCCGGTAATTCGGTGGGCATATTCACTCATTAATCTTGAAAATAACAGCAAATCAAGCTGATATAATTCGTGGCTCAATCGATAAATTGCAATGGCAAAAAAACCGGGATATCCCAAGTAAACTTCATCGATGCTGTTTGAAGCAGGATCATTTTCTAAAATATATTCGGCATCCTGATTTAATTTTTCTAAAACACCCGGAAGTTTTTCCAGAAAGCGGTCCCACATAGATCCGCATAAATTGTCCGGTTTTTTGCAGGCTAAAACAGCAATCTCTTTAAAGCATATTTCCAGTTCATCGATGCTTTCATCAAGCGGAGCATTTGAATCAAAAAGGGTATAAAAAAGCTTTTCGGTAAAATCTTCAGTTTTAGTTTTGATTCCGTAATTTATATTAGAATGGCTTTTTAAAGCTTTTATATCTTGTATGATGGTATTTTTTGACACAATTATAGAAATAGAATGAATAATTTGAAACGCTAAAAGTAAGGTGTTTTTTGTAAATAAAGGCATGAATTAACTAAAGAAATTTCGTTTTAAGAATTCTATTTGTGATAAATAAAAGAATTTTAAAGCACAATAATTTATATGATTGTTAAGAAGTTAAATGTGTAAATTAGCCAGTAAAATATATTAAAAATGAAAAACGATTCGACTTTTAAAAGTGCTATTTCTAACCTGTCTTTTCCTTCAAAGGAAAAAATTTCAGGTAAATCTATTCATGATCCCATTTTAGGGCTTATTGTTAAGGATCATCCTTCTTTTTGTGATGCTGATTTTATTGCTGTTAAAGAGTTAAATGCGTACCGCCAGAAATATGTTTCGAATTATTTATCTACAGAAATAGGAGCACTTTCTGATCTTGAAAAAAATGTTATTGAGGCTTTAAAAGAAGATAAATCTATTGTAAGTATTGTTGAAGATGAAGAAGAAACGAGAAGTTTTGGACAAAAAATAGCAGATCACGTGGCTAATTTTGGCGGAAGCTGGACTTTTATAATTTCGTTTTTACTTTTTATTGTCATTTGGATTGGGTCTAATGTTTACATTTTAGTCAATAAAGGATTTGATCCGTATCCGTTTATTTTGCTGAATTTGATTCTTTCGTGTATTGCCGCATTACAGGCTCCGGTAATTATGATGAGTCAGAATCGTCAGGAAGAAAAAGACCGGAATCGTGCCAAAAAAGATTATATGATTAACCTGAAATCTGAATTGGAAATACGAATGATTCACGATAAAATTGATCATTTAATTATGCACCAGCAACAGGAATTAATCGAAATTCAGAAAGTACAAATCGAAATGATGAATGATATTCTGAATCAGATTAAAAAGTAATTAAGTGTAAAAAATTAAAAATAGAAGTGTTTGTAGTAATATCCGCCAAGCATAAAAATACCATTTATGATGGCAGAAATCCAGACCATATTTTTATATTTTTTGGTTTTACCGAAATAAGAAAATGCTAAAAAAGCTATAAATATGAGGGTAGAATAAAGGGCGGGATACATTTTAAAAGCGGCAAAAAAATGACCCTGAAAAAGTAAGAATAAAGCACGCTGAAAACCACAGCCCAGACACTCAATTCCGAACAATGTTTTGAACAAACATGGCAGCATAAATTTCTCTAAATTCAAAGCAGTTATTTTTTACAATTTTACAAAAAAATATCCGATAAGATTTTAAGAGATAGAAGTTGTTATTTTTTAGTTTTATACTTTTGGATTCTTATACTTTAAAATATGAAAGCTTTTAAAATTTTAATAATGATACTTGCCATATCGGTTGCTTTATATGAGCAGGTTTCGGCAGAAAAAAATATCTATATCATGGTCATTGCAATTGCAGTTTTCATGTATGGAATGATGCAGCTAAGTGCAAAAACGCCAAGTAAAAATCAAGAAAAAGAGGAGCAGGATGTTGACTAAAGGAGATAAGGTTTCTGTTTTAGACGAAGCCATAAACGGAACGGTTGTTTCGGTTAAAGATAAGGAAGTTTTGATCGAAACCGAAGACGGATTCATGATGACATTTTTTGTCAATGAGCTGCTTAAAATTCAGGAATCCAGTAATTTAATGAATTCTATTAAAAGAATTAATTTAGAAGAAATTTCGAAAGAAAAAACAGAGCCAAAACCAAGAAGTTTTGTAAAAGAAAAGAAGGATAAGCGCGAAATTGCGGCTCCGGAATTTGATTTGCATATTGAAAAACTGGTTCCAAATAAACGTGGAATGTCAAATTATGACATTCTGACTCTGCAAACAGAAACAGCAAAAAGACATATTGAATTTGCTATTCGAAATCGCATCCCGAAAATTGTTTTTATTCACGGAGTTGGCGAAGGAATTTTAAAAGCAGAACTTGATTTTTTATTGGGCCGTTATGACGGAATTGATTTTCAGGATGCCAATTATCAAAAATATGGTCTTGGTGCAACTGAAGTTTATTTTCGACAAAACAATAAATAAGATGTATTTGCTGGATTAAAAAAGCTCAAAATAAGGCATAAAAAAACATCCGTTTTACAGTTAAGTTTCAATACGAAAATAGCTGTAAAACGGATGTTTTTTTGTAGGAATAAATTATAATTTTTAAAGCTGTTTTAAGAGCTGAAAATTATTATGGTTGTTGCGTGATTAATTCTCCTAATATGAAACTGTCTCCTAATTTGAAATTGTTATTTACTCCTTTTTCAAGAGTTACTTTTTTAAGTACGATGGTGTGTTTAAATGTCGTTGCTGTCAGGGTAGTGGTTGTCACTTCAATGATACCGCTTTCATTTGCAACTCCATTAACCCCCGTCCATGTTTCTTTTAATGCCGGAGTTGTTGGAGTAGTTGTGTTACAGAAAAAACTACTTGTAATAACGCCGCCAGTATAAACGCGATACGAAAGTTTGTTTGTAGTAGTACCTACTAATCCTGTTCTTGGCGCATTAAGCGGTGTAACAGAATTTACTATTAAGGAAGGATCTATATTGTCAATTGTTATTGTTGCACCTGCATTATAATTATAAACCTGACCTGTTAAACCATTACATTGTCCGGCTGGATTTGTAAAATTTAAGTTTAGTTGGTCTTCGCTTGCTATTTTTGTTGCAAAATCACCAAAATTTATTTCGGGTACAGTTACATCAACACCGGAAACTGAATAGGTAACATTTCTAAAAATAATGTTATGATTGTATGATGTAATTCTGGTACTATTATCAGTAGTATTAGGTGTAGCAACTGCTCTGGTTTCAATTTCTATTACTCCGGATTTAGCGAACCATTCATCGATAACTTTAGGTGAAACCGGCGGAATTAAACTGCAAATATAAGTTCCTGTTATTGTTCCGTCATATCCTCTGTAAACGAGCCTGTAATTAGTATTGTCGATATTAAATGTATCTGGATCATTATCTGGTGTTGGTACATTTTCGAAGGTATTTTCTGCAACTTGCAGTAATAATGATTCCTGGTTTTTAAGTTTATAAACCAGCAAATTTTCATCGGTACAATTTGTGGCTGTTCCGTCCTTAAAGTCAATATTGTCAACAGTTATATCACCATCATCGCAACCGTTTAATAAAAGCGCGAATAATAGTAGGCTTGCATATTTTCTCATCATAATTTTATTTGGGTCAAAAATAGTGAAAAATTTCGCAAATGATATTTAAGAATTCACAATTGATATTTGTTAACTTTGCACCAATGAAAAAAGTATACCTCGATAACGCCTCAACTACAGCCATGCGACCTGAAGTTATTCAGGAAATGACAAAAGTTATGACTGAAGATTTTGGTAATCCGTCTTCTACGCATAGTTTTGGACGAAATGGAAAAACTATTTTAGAACTTTCCAGAAAAAGCATTGCCAAACAATTAAATTGTTCTGCTCAGGAAATTATTTTTACTTCCGGAGGTACAGAAGCCGATAACTGGATTCTTCGTTCGGCAGTTGAAGATTTGAAAGTGACTCGTATTATAACGTCTAAAATTGAACATCACGCTGTTTTATATGCAACTTTGGCTTTGCAGTCTGATTATAATATTCAGGTTGATTATGTAAATATTAACCATGACGGAAGTATTGATTTAACACATTTATCAAGTTTATTATCTGAGGATAAAAAAACGATCGTTAGTTTAATGCATGTAAATAACGAAACCGGAACTATTTTAGATCTTGACCGGGTTAGTGTTATTTGCAAACAATATAATGTCTTATTTCATTCAGATACAGTTCAGTCTGTTGGTAAAACCGAAATTGATTTACAAAAAACGCCGCTTGATTTTATTGTGGCAAGCGCACATAAATTTCATGGTCCAAAAGGAATAGGTTTTGCCTTTATCCGAAAAAATACGGGTTTGCAGCCATTAATTTTTGGCGGAGAACAGGAAAAAGGGTTACGCGCCGGAACTGAAGCGGTGCATCAAATTGCCGGAATGGCAAAAGCGTTGTCTCTTTCGTATGAAAATTTAGAAGTGGAAAGAAAATATATTTCGGACTTAAAATCATATCTTATAGAACAATTAGAAGTTCATTTTCCGGGTTTTAGAATCAACGGAAAAAAAGAGGATTTTTATAATATCATCAATATTATTTTACCTTTTTCTGAAGATAAAACTTCGATGCTGCTGTTTAGTCTGGATATGAAAGGAATTGCAGTTTCAAGAGGAAGTGCCTGCCAGTCCGGAAGTATAAAACCTTCGCATGTTTTAAAAGAAATGCTTTCGGAGACGGATTTAAAATTACCAAATCTCCGAATTTCATTTAGTCATTATAATAAAAAAGAAGATATCGATTGGTTGATTGAGAGTCTTAAAGTTGTTTAAAGTTTCAGGTTTCAGGTTTTGAACAGAACTTGAAACCTGAAACTTGAAGCAAAAAAATTATTTTCGTATTACTTTTACCTGTGCATCATTTGTCAGCTTTATAATTGTTGAAGGTTTTCCGGCAACTTTATCCTGATTTAATTTTACGACGTAATCGACACCTTTAATAATTTCCGGATTAATATCTTTAAAAGCAATTGGGGTTGGCTGTCCTGAAATATTTGCAGAAGTCGAAACCAGAGGTTTTTTCATTCTTTCTAATAATTTAAAGCAAAAAGGTTCTTTTACGATACGAACTCCAAGTGAATTATCTGCTGCAATAATATTTGGCGCTACATTTCTTGGTTCATCTAAAATTAAAGTGGTTGGTTTTTCAGATAAATCCAGAATTTGCCAGGCGACTTCGGGAATTTTTTTAAAAACATTATACATCATTTTCTCGCCATTCATTAAAACAATCATACTTTGAGTTTCGGCGCGTTGTTTCAATTTATATATTTTTGCAACCGCTTCAGGATTAGTTGCATCACAACCAATTCCCCAAACAGTATCAGTAGGATAAAGTATGATTCCGCCTTCTTTAATAACTTCGTAAGCGTTTATTATTTCTTCGTTCATGTTTCTTTTTATTGAAATTAACTTTTATAGTTTTTATTTTGAAGGTACTAAAACACCTTTAATCTTCGAGAAAATAAGTTTTACTTTTCTTGTTTTCCTTTTTAAATATTTAATTATAACACTCTTATTGTCCCAATTGCTTTGAAAAATAACACCAAGATATACTTTTTTTAGTTTTTCAATATTATAGAATTTTTTTTCCAGTAAAAATTGCTTTTTAAAATGATATACTTTGAAAAAACCTTCTATCGGATAAATCGGAATAAGGTTGGTTTTTAAAAGATATTCTCCATAAATAACAGTTTCTGATGGAGGAGTTTCAAGATCAATTTCATTCATAAAATCTTCAAATGTCATATTTTTTGAAGCCAGAAAGTTTTCATTAAAATCTTTCCATACTAAACAAGACCATAAATACGGAGACGGTCCATAATCCCAAACTTTGGTGTGTTTATTACCAATTAATTTTCTGGTTGTTTGTAATGCATTTTTAAAAAATACAGTATCTGAGTCTAATTCGATTTGATTTGTCATTTCTAAAAAAGACTTCGATTCATGTATAATTGTATAAGGCGTATCTGAGTCAAATAGAAAATCACTTTTTTTAAATGGCGCAATAAATTCGCTGTCAGAATCGATACAAAGATAGTTTTTGCAAATATTTAATCTGTAAAATTTACTTTTTATAACTTGCTGATATCTCCAGGGATCTTTTATAGAGCAATTGTAAATGTCAGAATCTTTTAAAAGAATTAAACTTTTATTTTGATTGTTAGCTTCAAAATAGTCGAAATCTTCATCGTCAATTGCAACATAAACAGGTATGTTATCGACGTTGAATGTATTAATGGAATTTATTAGTTTTATATATTTTGAATAATCATTTTTGTACGTTTTTATTAAAATGGCAATATCTAACATATTATTTTGAAAGTTTTTTTTGAAACGTCAAAAATAGTCTATTTTTGGAGTTTAAAATATTTCCTACGAATGAAAATTTTATATTTCTACCCAGAAAACCCTTTATCTTTTAGTCAGGGAAATAATTCGAGAGCTTTATCGCTGCTGCATTATTTTAAAAATCGCAGCATTTATATCGATCTTGTCGGAGAGAAATCTAGTGAGTTTGGTGAAGATGCTATTGATGATTTGAAAAACGAAGGTTTAATCAAAAATGGTTATCTTTTAAAGAAGGAAAAGAAAAGCAGTAATATCATTAAATATTATCTTAATTATTCTTTTCCAAGAAAAATCAACAGTAAGTTCAAGGATTTTGACAGAACAAAATTTGGGTATAAAGAACAATTTGCCAAGATTGTAAAAAATACGGAATACGATATTATACTAATTTCATATGTATATTGGTCGTCACTTTTAGATAATGTAACCAAAGGTAGCAACACAAAATGGATTGTGGATACGCATGATTTTTTAACTTCTCAATTTCAGACTAATAAAAAGTTTGCTTTGGACAGGTATTTTAAAAGAGAAATCAATTTGATGAAAAAATTTGATAATGTATGGGTAATATCCAATGAAGAAAATTATCTTTTTTCTCAGTTTATCAACAATCCCGTAAGTTTAATTACGCATGGTTTGCCTAATAATATTGAAACTTCATCAAAAACAGAAAAAACAATTGATGTAGTCTATGTTGCGAGCGAGAATTTTCATAACATAAAAGCAGCAAATTGGTTTTTTAAAGAAGTATATCCTTTGCTGTCACCAGATATAAAAATTACGGTAGTTGGAAAAATCGGGAATCATATTCCGAAATTTGAGAATGTTGAAAATTTGATTCTTGTCAAAGATTTAAACGAGGTTTACAAAAAATCTAAAGTCACAATTTGTCCAATGTTATCCGGTACAGGCGTAAAAATAAAAGTAATCGAATCGTTGTCGCACGGAATACCGGTTGTTTGTAATGAAAGAGGTGTTGATGGTTTGGTAAATAAAACGAATAACGGATGTTTGACTACAAATGATTCTTTTTTGTTTTCAGATTATATTAGTAAGCTTTTAAACGATGCTGAATTTTATAACCAGAATCATTTAGAAGCCAAAAGGTTTTTTGAAGACAATTTCGATAGTAAAAAAACATACAAAATACTTGATTCTATTTTTAAAGTAAATTAAAATAATAAAACATAATCCATTTCAAATGTTCAAATCAATTAAACTGTATTTTAGGCTAAAATCATTGGCTAAAAAACTGAAAAAACAAAATAAGGAAGTTGATTTTATCGGTAATTTAAAATATGCGAAAAACGTTATTATAATAGATACTAAAGTTCCGGAATATAATAAAGATTCGGGTTCCAGACGATTGACAGAAATTGTAAAATTGCTTATTAAAAATAATGTAGGCGTTTTTTTAATGGCAGATTTTAAAGAATACCGTTTTACAACCGATTATGTACAGTATTTTAAAGATTTAGGTGCAGTGGTTTATGAGCCGGGCATAGATAAATCCGGAAATTTAATTGCGAAAAATGATTTTATAAAGCAGGTTCTTCCTTTTGCAGATTTTGTATGGCTGCACAGACCTGAAATTTTTGCAAAATATTATCCACTTATCAGAAAATTTAAACCTACTACAAAGGTGTTTTTTGATATGGTTGATTTTCATTATCTAAGATTTAAAAGAGAATCAGAGCTGACCGGAAATACTGATATCTTGAAAAAAGCCGATAAATACCTGCAATTAGAATTGGACAATTGTAAAAAAGCTGATAAAATTATTGTAATTTCTGATGTTGAAAAAGAAAGTATAAAAGAATTCTACAATGAAGATTCTAAAATAATCAGCATTGGAAATATTCATCAATTTATCGAAAATGAAAACCCGGTTTCTTTTGAAAACCGTAAAGATTTATTGTTTATTGGCGGTTTTGATCATAAACCAAATGTAGACGCTGTAAATTATCTGGCAGAAGAAATCATGCCTTTATTATGGAAATCAAATCCGGAAATTTCGATTTCTATTATAGGAAGTAATCCTCCGGAAGCAATAGAAAAACTGAATTCAGAAAAATTCAGGGTTGTAGGTTATGCCGAAGATGTTTCTCCTTATTTTTTAAACTCCCGAATTTTTGTAGCACCGCTTCGTTATGGCGCCGGGATTAAAGGGAAAATTGGACAAAGTTTAGAATTTGGACTTCCGCTGGTTACTACAAATGTTGGAGCTGAAGGCTTTAATTTTCAGGAAAACAGAAACATGATGGTTGGTAACACGAGCCGGGAAATTGTTGATAATATAATCTCATTATACCAAAATGCAGCACTTTGGCAAAAAATAAGTTCTGACTCAAAGAAAGTAATCGAACCTTTTTCGAATTATGCTATCGAACAGAAAATAATAAGCCTGATTAAATAATTTATTCCAGTTTAAATACTGTTTTTACCCAGTTTTGAATCGTGTATTTGTGATACATTTCGTCGCTTAATGGTTCGTAAGGCGTTGTGAAAAAATCAGGGTTTATATTTATTTCTTCATCTTCATTTAGAACTAAAATATTATTTGGGTTGTAAAAGTCGTAGCCTTTTATAGAAGCGTTAGTTGTAATGATCTTTTTTTGCATGGCTAAAGCTTCAAATATTCTAAAGCTTAAACCGTTGTGACCGTGTCTTATAAGGTCTAAAAAGATTTTAGAATTTTCTAAATCAGTTTGCAAATCTTCAAAGAAAATATGTTTTTTAGAATAGATAATATTTTCATTAATGTTTTTAGGTTTTCTTTTACCAATAAGCATAAACTTAAACGGAATATTTTTTCCCGATAAATGATTGGCAAGATTGTTTAAAAATGAAAGACGCTCATCGACAGAAATAATTATAAAAACATTTTGGTTTTGTTCTTTTATTTCTTTTTTATCAAAATAAATATAATTGGTAATAAAATTAAAGCCAAACTTTTGACAATCATCTAAATCAAATGAATAGATTTCGTCAAATACACCATCGCCATCAAGTAAATAATCTATAGGAAAGCGGGTGCAGCTGTCATAGAGGTAAGAAATGTATTTATTGGTATGTTTTTTGATTTCTAAATGAGTCTGCTTTGTGAAACAATCCGGACGTATTACCAAAATTGTATCGTATTGTTTTTGTTTTAAATGGTTAAGGACATCCTTTTCCATTTCTATTTTTTTGATGCTTTTTTTGAAAATTAATTTGTTGAAAAAATTGGTGATTCGGTCAAAAACAGAGGAATATTTATACCTGAATTGTGAAATATCAATATGGTCAACCTGAATATTTCTTCTTTTTAATTCTAAAACAATATTTTGATCAAAATTGAAAAAATCAAAGCTGATGATGCAAATTTTCATAATTATTGAAGTTTTACTATAATATTTTAATGAAAAAGTTAGTTTTCATTAGTGTGATTTATGTAGAATGGAAAAAGAAAAGAATAGAATTTTGAATAATATAATTCTTTTTAACATTTAACAAAAATAGATATTAATTACTAACTTGCAACAAGTTTTATAATCAATCTTAATGAGAGGAAAAATACAAATAGGCTATTTAGTTTCATATGATTATGAATTATTAAAGAATTCCATACCGACAATTTATAGTGAGGCCGATGCAATTTTTTTAGCAATAGATAAAAACAGACAAACATGGAAAGGTGAATCTATTTTCATAGATAATTCTTTTTTTGAATGGATTAAAGAGTTTGATGTTGACAAGAAAATAACTATTTATGAAGATGTTTTTTATGTTCCAAATTTAACAACAATGGAATGTGAAATTAGAGAAAGAAAAATGCTTGCTCTAAAAATGGGAATCGGAAATTGGCTTATACAAATTGACAGCGATGAATATTTTGTTGATTTTAAAAAATTTGTATCTAATTTAAGGAAATACGATTCTTATCTTATTAATCCTGAAAAAAGACCAATACAAATTTGTGCTTTTTGGGTTATGCTATATAAATATACCGAAAATGGAATTTTATATGTAGACAAACCTTTAAAGGCAATTTTTGCTACAAACTATCCAAATTATAAAAACGGAAGAAGAATTAGAGGTCGCCAGATTTATACCGATAATATTGTTTTGCACGAATCTTTGTCAAGAACTGAAGAAGAATTGCGTTTTAAGTTTGAAAACTGGGGACATAATACGGATGTAAATAAAGACTTTTTGAGTAAATGGCTGGCTGTTAACGAAAATAATTATAAAGAGTATAAAGATTTTTATTATTTACAGCCTAAACGCTGGAAAAAACTAGCGTTTTTCCCAACCAAAAACATTTTTGAAATAAAAGATATTATTCAGAAAGAAAGTAAATTGAATGTATCGAATCCTGTACTTTCTGTAAAAAACTTTGGACACTGGTTTAAGTTTTTATTAAAAAAGAAACTAGAATAATATATTCTTATAGATTTTAAGATATTCAGCAGCCGCAATTTTCCAGTCGAAAATTGCGGCTCTCTTTTTTAATAATAATTCGTTTTCATTTCTATTGTTTTCGAAGCTGTTTAATCCGTCAAAAAGCCCGTTTTTCATGTATTCAGGATCAAAATTTGTCCAATAATAAGCTTCATTTCCACCAATTTCCGGTAAAGAAGTTTTATCAGATAAAAATACAGGTTTGCCAAAACTCATTGCTTCAATAGGTGGTAAACCAAATCCTTCTCTTATAGATGGAAAAAGAAAAGCAGTACAGTTTTTCATGAAAAATTGTTTGCCTTCATCAGTTACCTTTCCGGTTAAAAAAACCTGATTGGAGAGTCCGTTATTGACAATTAGCTTTTTTATTTCTTCACCGTATTTCTTGTCATTATTACCGGAAATAATTAAATTATAGTCTTTAATCAATTTCATCATATTGATAATCGAACCATAATTTTTTCTTTCGATAAAATCACCTATCGTATAGAAAAATGGTTTGTCAACCGGCACATTCGGAATATAAGAAGAAGTGTCGACCAATTTTGTAATAGGATTTCCGTTATGAATTACATATTCAGGAACATTTGGTACGTTGAAATATTGATGTGTCTGTTTTTTTGAAAATTCTGAAATATAAGTAATTGCTGTAGCCTGATTTAATTTTTCTAAAAAAAGTTTATTTCGCTTATGATTTGTGTCTGCAGAAACTTCTTCTGTAAAATTTACGTCATGTATGGTGAGCAGATATTTTTGACATTTATGAGGTTCAACTTTTGTATTTTGATTTACAGAATGCCATAAATCGTATTTTTTACGTGTTCTAAAAAATTTTAATCTGGATAAGCTGGTATATTTATGATAGTTGAATTTTTTGCCAAATTCATTCTCAAGTGCTTGTATGTCTGTTGCATTTAATGTTAGTTTCATCTCATCAAAATTCAATTCGGACAGACCTTTAATTAATTCGTAATTAAAAGTTCCTAAACCGCCAGCTCTGTTATTGATATTGTGAGTTTCTAGAAAAACACTTTTTTGATTTGACATTGATCCAATTTTTTTCACGAAAATACAATATTAATTTGAAGTGTTAAATTGTATATGTATTTTTGTTGATCATAAAAATATCCTAATGAATTTTAAAGTAAATCCAATTTTTACTAAAGAGACCACATCAATACTTGATACCATTAATTCATTTAGTAATAAAGGAATTCTTTTTGGCAACGGACAACGCAATATTATAAAGTTATTTGATTTAAATGATAAAACGATTAATATCAAATCATTTAAAATTCCTAATCTGATTAACAAAATTGCCTATAAATATTTTAGAAAATCAAAAGCCAGACGTTCTTTTGAATATGCAACAATTTTGTTAGAAAAAGGTATTGGAACGCCTCAGCCGCTTGCTTTTCTTGAAAATTTTAATTGGCTGGGTTTACGCGATAGTTATTATGTAAGTGAACATTTGGTTACTGAACTTACGTATCGTGAACTTGTAGAAGTTCCTGATTATCCGGATCGTGAAAATATATTGCGACAGTTTACACGATTTAGTTTTGAATTGCACGAAAAAGGAATTGAGTTTTTAGATCATTCGCCTGGAAATACGCTAATAAAAAAGATCTCAGAAGGAAAATACGATTTTTTTCTCGTTGATTTAAACAGAATGGAATTTCATGATCAAATGACGTTTGAAATGAGAATGAAAAACCTGTGCCGTTTAACTCCTCTTAAAGAAATGGTTGCCGTGATGAGTAATGAATATGCAAAATTATACCACGAACCTGAGCAAAA
It contains:
- the cysM gene encoding cysteine synthase CysM; this encodes MGPQKLLNLIGNTPLMETVNLVKNKNVKLLLKLEGNNPGGSVKDRAAYNMIASALERGDIKKGDKLIEATSGNTGIALAMIAQLFQIEIELVLPEDSTKERTQTMRAYGATVILTPASEGIIGSRDYADKKVAQGGYLMLNQFANEDNWKAHYKTTGPEIWNDTEGTVTHFVSAMGTTGTIIGTSTYLKEKNPAIQIIGAQPSDGSQIPGIRKWPQEYLPKIFDASKVDTVVDVSEDEAREMTKRLALEEGVFAGMSSGGSVAVALKIAEKLESGVIVAVICDRGDRYLSSDLFD
- the epsC gene encoding serine O-acetyltransferase EpsC; amino-acid sequence: MSKNTIIQDIKALKSHSNINYGIKTKTEDFTEKLFYTLFDSNAPLDESIDELEICFKEIAVLACKKPDNLCGSMWDRFLEKLPGVLEKLNQDAEYILENDPASNSIDEVYLGYPGFFAIAIYRLSHELYQLDLLLFSRLMSEYAHRITGTDIHAGAQIASPFFIDHATGIVIGETTVIEKHVKIYQGVTLGALSVSKEMKNAKRHPTVEKNVCIYANATILGGQTTIGKNSIIGGNAWVTKSIPAGSIVMNTTTTEVKIKEIK
- a CDS encoding DUF1003 domain-containing protein is translated as MKNDSTFKSAISNLSFPSKEKISGKSIHDPILGLIVKDHPSFCDADFIAVKELNAYRQKYVSNYLSTEIGALSDLEKNVIEALKEDKSIVSIVEDEEETRSFGQKIADHVANFGGSWTFIISFLLFIVIWIGSNVYILVNKGFDPYPFILLNLILSCIAALQAPVIMMSQNRQEEKDRNRAKKDYMINLKSELEIRMIHDKIDHLIMHQQQELIEIQKVQIEMMNDILNQIKK
- a CDS encoding DUF2752 domain-containing protein; translated protein: MNLEKFMLPCLFKTLFGIECLGCGFQRALFLLFQGHFFAAFKMYPALYSTLIFIAFLAFSYFGKTKKYKNMVWISAIINGIFMLGGYYYKHFYF
- a CDS encoding Smr/MutS family protein, whose protein sequence is MLTKGDKVSVLDEAINGTVVSVKDKEVLIETEDGFMMTFFVNELLKIQESSNLMNSIKRINLEEISKEKTEPKPRSFVKEKKDKREIAAPEFDLHIEKLVPNKRGMSNYDILTLQTETAKRHIEFAIRNRIPKIVFIHGVGEGILKAELDFLLGRYDGIDFQDANYQKYGLGATEVYFRQNNK
- a CDS encoding cysteine desulfurase family protein, which encodes MKKVYLDNASTTAMRPEVIQEMTKVMTEDFGNPSSTHSFGRNGKTILELSRKSIAKQLNCSAQEIIFTSGGTEADNWILRSAVEDLKVTRIITSKIEHHAVLYATLALQSDYNIQVDYVNINHDGSIDLTHLSSLLSEDKKTIVSLMHVNNETGTILDLDRVSVICKQYNVLFHSDTVQSVGKTEIDLQKTPLDFIVASAHKFHGPKGIGFAFIRKNTGLQPLIFGGEQEKGLRAGTEAVHQIAGMAKALSLSYENLEVERKYISDLKSYLIEQLEVHFPGFRINGKKEDFYNIINIILPFSEDKTSMLLFSLDMKGIAVSRGSACQSGSIKPSHVLKEMLSETDLKLPNLRISFSHYNKKEDIDWLIESLKVV
- a CDS encoding L-threonylcarbamoyladenylate synthase, whose protein sequence is MNEEIINAYEVIKEGGIILYPTDTVWGIGCDATNPEAVAKIYKLKQRAETQSMIVLMNGEKMMYNVFKKIPEVAWQILDLSEKPTTLILDEPRNVAPNIIAADNSLGVRIVKEPFCFKLLERMKKPLVSTSANISGQPTPIAFKDINPEIIKGVDYVVKLNQDKVAGKPSTIIKLTNDAQVKVIRK
- a CDS encoding glycosyltransferase, encoding MKILYFYPENPLSFSQGNNSRALSLLHYFKNRSIYIDLVGEKSSEFGEDAIDDLKNEGLIKNGYLLKKEKKSSNIIKYYLNYSFPRKINSKFKDFDRTKFGYKEQFAKIVKNTEYDIILISYVYWSSLLDNVTKGSNTKWIVDTHDFLTSQFQTNKKFALDRYFKREINLMKKFDNVWVISNEENYLFSQFINNPVSLITHGLPNNIETSSKTEKTIDVVYVASENFHNIKAANWFFKEVYPLLSPDIKITVVGKIGNHIPKFENVENLILVKDLNEVYKKSKVTICPMLSGTGVKIKVIESLSHGIPVVCNERGVDGLVNKTNNGCLTTNDSFLFSDYISKLLNDAEFYNQNHLEAKRFFEDNFDSKKTYKILDSIFKVN